In the Granulosicoccus antarcticus IMCC3135 genome, TGATCAGACGGCCGTTGCCGAGATGATGAAGTTGGACTTCATTAAGGAGTCCACCAATCTACTGCTGGTCGGCAACAACGGTGTTGGCAAATCCACCATCGCACAAAATATTGCACACCAGGCTGTCTTGCAGGGGCACAGCGCTTTATTTATCAACGCCGCTCAGATGCTGGGAGATCTGGCTGGACGAGACAGTGACAGTGCGCTGCACCGACGGCTCAAACACTACGCCCGTCCGGACGTCCTGGTCATCGATGAAGTGGGCTACCTCAGCTACGCCAATCGCCATGCCGATCTGTTGTTCGAGATCGTTAATCGACGCTACGAACTCAAGCCAACCATTGTTACAACCAACAAACCATTCAGTGACTGGGGCGAGGTCTTCCCTAACGCTGCCTGTGTTGTGTCGATCGTTGATCGCCTCGTTCATCACTCACAGGTTCTGCTCATTGAGGGCGAATCCTATCGCATGCACGAAGCCAAACAAAGGGCTGACAAGCAGAAACGCACCCGAGCAGCCAAGAAAAAAACGAAACCCATTACACCAAGAGGGATCGACTCATGAACATAAAGGCACTCGATGTTGCGTACTACTGGTCGCCCAGAGAAGCCGCCGCCATCCTCGACTATCTGGACCGACTGCGCGATCTGGTATGGGATCTCTACGGCGAGGAGATCATTGAACTGCGACAGGTTGAGGATGAAAGTGGCGAGGAGCCAATTGAAGAGGCAGGCAGTGATCATGTGCCTGACTCTCAGCAACCGTTCAACTTTGACAACTATTGAAATTGTGCCGGAACCGGTCCGCGGCAAATAGCCGCGGGTCTACGTCGGCACTAACACCGCAATGTTAATTGCGGCGAAACGTTGATATTCCTTTATCTGCCCCGGCATTGACCGTATCTTTTTCTTCACTCAAGTAAACATTTTTCTGTTCTCGGCCTCAGCGCACAACGATGCTGGCTCTCTCGCCCAAGCTAAATGTAATGTTTCGATTCTGAAGCTCGCAAGGGAGAGTAGCGGTTGTGAGGGCAGGCCGAACTGGTAGTTGAGCGAATGAGCGAACTCGTGGACGATCTGATCCGCACCACGCCACGTAGTGTCGTTCTTCCGACTCTCAACCCCTTTGTCACGGATCATCTCCTCAGTTTTGGACAAGGCCCGAGTAAGCGTACACGGGGCTTAGCTGGTCGAAATTCTGGATAGGTTCAACTGGGACGAATATCGAGCAACTTCAGCGGTAAATATCGATTACCGAATGAGATGTTGAGGGCGCCTGGAAGCCTCGGTTTCAGTGACATTTCACTTGCTTAACGTACGATAATTTTCGTTTCCTGTGTCGACCCCTTATAGCGTGAAAAACAGACAACATTTGTGTGTTTTTTAGTGAATAAAATCAGACGCTTGATCTAAATAAGTGTCTGATTTATCACGAATGGTGGCCGTACCTCGGCACTTTGTCGACTGAGAGGCTATGTGCTTGCGAACGAGAAGGAGTCCATATACGTGTGAAATGGACTATTGCTGAGCGTAGCGTGGCCAGCGCCTGTATTCCCAACATTCAATAAACGATTCCAGTCCCGTGAGGCGAGAGGGTTGACAGAATGGTTTTGTCACGCTAATATTATTCCATTAATCCGATCCGATCGGATATATTATGTGTCGTACATCAAGTGAAAGGATTTGCGGTTGGTACAAATATACTAAAAACCCACTGCGCGACACGGGACGTTCTGCTCGGGCAGATTCATCTAGCTGGAATTGGAAGAGGAATACCATGTTTAAAAGCAAGCATCGAGTGAGGTCTGTTGGTGGATTTTTTGGGGTGGCAAGTATTGCCTGCTCCGCCATTTTTGCAACACCGTTAGTTGCTCAAGATAAAGTGACGAAACTGGACATCGCAAGCGTCTTTGGAACCAGTAATTATCTAGGCCAGAAGGCTGAAAAAATCGCTGAAGATATTAAGGCTATCAGTGGCGGCACATTGGATATGCGAGTACACAATCCGGGCGATCTGGTACCAGCACTAGAAGTATTCAACTCTGTTTCATCAGGTGCTGTCCCTGTAGGCTTTGATTGGCTAGGTTACTGGGGAGGTACTATTCCTGTCACTGGCCTGTTCGGTGGATTGCCTTTTGGTCCAAATGCTGAAGTGTTTAACTCATGGGTATTTGATGGCGGTGGTGTAGAAATACTGCAGCGAGCATATGATCCCTACGGCGTTCATGTGGTTCCTTGCATGATTTCTCCTCCTGAAACTGGCGGATGGTATTCCAAGGAAATCACAGGGCCAGAAGACTTTGATGGCCTGACTATTCGAATTGCTGGTTACGGTGCTAAGGTTCTAAGCAAGCTGGGCGCATCGACTCAGCTTATTCCTGGCGGCGAAATCTACCTTGCACTAGAGCGTGGTCGTATCCAGGCTGCAGAATTTGCCACTCCGATGATTGATATCGCGATGGGGTTCGACGAGGTTGTCGATCACTATCACTTTCCGGGCTGGCACCAGCGCTCTAACTGGGATTCGTTGATTTTCAATCAAGAAGTTTGGGATGAATTAAGCTCAACCCATCAGTTACAAGTAGAGCTTGCATGCCGAGCCAATATTCAGCGCGCATTATCAGATCATATGCC is a window encoding:
- the istB gene encoding IS21-like element helper ATPase IstB, coding for MTTPEIPLDHAVLNSRVAALQWPGLLAHWDELDEAQLNWIATMVGWEEIERRRRGLERRLRHAHLGRFKMLADFDWTWPERCDQTAVAEMMKLDFIKESTNLLLVGNNGVGKSTIAQNIAHQAVLQGHSALFINAAQMLGDLAGRDSDSALHRRLKHYARPDVLVIDEVGYLSYANRHADLLFEIVNRRYELKPTIVTTNKPFSDWGEVFPNAACVVSIVDRLVHHSQVLLIEGESYRMHEAKQRADKQKRTRAAKKKTKPITPRGIDS
- a CDS encoding TRAP transporter substrate-binding protein, with product MFKSKHRVRSVGGFFGVASIACSAIFATPLVAQDKVTKLDIASVFGTSNYLGQKAEKIAEDIKAISGGTLDMRVHNPGDLVPALEVFNSVSSGAVPVGFDWLGYWGGTIPVTGLFGGLPFGPNAEVFNSWVFDGGGVEILQRAYDPYGVHVVPCMISPPETGGWYSKEITGPEDFDGLTIRIAGYGAKVLSKLGASTQLIPGGEIYLALERGRIQAAEFATPMIDIAMGFDEVVDHYHFPGWHQRSNWDSLIFNQEVWDELSSTHQLQVELACRANIQRALSDHMPLQAAAMDTFKGKGVQFHRFSDETMEALSNAWDEVRTEEFAKDELLQEAYDSLMKHAAMFAEWDKLQDLSFAPE